In the genome of Microcoleus vaginatus PCC 9802, the window GCCCCGCCGCCCAAGTTCCTCCTTGCAAAATCTTCACCAGCGGCAATTCTGTCGCACTCAAATGCAGCTTTTCTCGAATAGCTGCGGCAATTTTATCTAAAAGATTCACAGTCAGCGATCGCCATTCTACTATAACTTCCGAATCCGGCAAGTAACTCTGCTCAAAAATAACCGAATCTTTTGCCCGCAGCAGCCCGATATCCAAACATAAACCGCCGTTGCGGTACTCAGGCAATCCCGTTAACTCATCCAATCCGGCGACTTCTAAACCAAGTTCTTGCAGCGGTTCCAACAGCGAATAAGTCAACCACTGCGAGAGTTTGTGAAACGGCACGAATTCATCTCCCAGATTTTCTCCTGTTAAAGCCGGATGCCGCCAAACATCGCCTAAATTAACGCCACCAATTGCATATCTTCCCGGCCAAATTTCCCCAAAACCTGTCAAAACAGCGCTCAACACGACCGCAGCCTTCACAGTGTTGACTCCAGAAACCCGAATGTCGAGCAAGTATTTTGCCAAATTGCCGGGACGCGGGTTTTCGCTGCCAAATAATAATGGATGCTGACAAATCGCCTTTCCCAAACGCTGCAATAATTCTAATCTTCCTGTTAAACCCACTAGCGGATTGTCTCGACTTACCTGAAATCCCGCAGCTAAGGTTTCGAGTTTTAATTGAGAAAGTCCGCGAGAATC includes:
- a CDS encoding DUF1688 family protein, which translates into the protein MKLKNIELETVEYLRTTVAIRQKCDRLFDLARLDKLRYFRVDLSQLDKAANYVIDTTRQQYPDFNIPFHSRWRHFEAGNLSRLAELDAALTEFSLLEQAKIKFDLVIVSVLLDAGAGADWQYCEPETGQVYRRSEGLAIASLRMFCQGVFSSNPDFPWQADSRGLSQLKLETLAAGFQVSRDNPLVGLTGRLELLQRLGKAICQHPLLFGSENPRPGNLAKYLLDIRVSGVNTVKAAVVLSAVLTGFGEIWPGRYAIGGVNLGDVWRHPALTGENLGDEFVPFHKLSQWLTYSLLEPLQELGLEVAGLDELTGLPEYRNGGLCLDIGLLRAKDSVIFEQSYLPDSEVIVEWRSLTVNLLDKIAAAIREKLHLSATELPLVKILQGGTWAAGRKIAGELRAGGVPPIQIESDGTVF